CAATTAAGGTATCTATAGTCATGGCTAGTTTGGTTTCCATTTTGCTGTAAAGCTCTTCTAAAATTTCTCTTAatacttgttcaattttcaGGCTAACTTCAATGACAAGTATGAAGAGAACAGGAAGAAGTGGGGTGGTGGTATCATGGGCTCTAAGTCACAGGCCAGGACCAAGGCCAAAGAGAGAGTGCTTGCCAAGGAAGCTGCCCAGAGATTGAACTAAGCTTGCTGTGATATATACACTGCAATTTGATTAGAGAGTTGCTCTGCCAAGTTTTGTATTTGGTTCACATGCTTTACAATGTTAAAGATATTAGTTTTGACAAGTACCTTTATGTTTGCCTTAACAATGCTTTATCAGACATTTGGTTGAGTTTGTTTTTTATGGCTCTGAATTGCGGCAGTTGTTCAAATTACTACACTTTACAGAGGTTCCAAAGCAGTTTAGCCACAACTGCTTTGTTCCAATTCCGCATATCAGTGATGTTAATTCCCCCAGTAGATTTATGCATGCAATAAAGGCTCTCTTGGTTACTTCAGTACAGCATGTTTACATATATCTAGTTTTACATTTGATCAGTCTTCCCATCATTTTGTTCAAGAGATAACTGGCAATGTAGAATAGATAGCCTTTTAGGACTCAAAAGGTACCCCTAGATACCTAAACGAAGCTCTCCTCTCACAATTCCTAATAGCTACAAGATCTTGGTCTTGACAGTGTCATGGACACCACCAAAGTATATGGAAGAGATATCTTGGTAATCAGTCCAGAAGAAGATGCAAACTTCGGGAAACAATCATAAAGATGGTAAGTAAATTTTGCGGTTAATTAATCTTAAACAGCAACTTTTCTAGCGTACAAAAACAAAACTTCAAACACTTCCCCTAATAAATCagatattaagaaaaatatttagagacGAGGAAAAAAGCTTAATCAGCGGAGTTAATGCTTTTCAAAAACCAAAATAAAGCAACTAAAAGTGATTCATAATTCACTATAATAGTCAATCTATTTGACGACAAAAACACCGTAATATtacaatgaagaagaagattaaAGAGTAAACAATTTACAAAAcatggaaaataaaaattaggagAAAATAAGGAAGAAAGTTAAGTCTAATGAGATACcttcaaattttaattatatttataatcaaattatattttacactgaaaatgattatttttcaaCTAATTTGCAAAAATCGGCTATTTTCTAAATAGTGTGACGATTAGGCTAGGTCTTGTTAATTGTTTTTATGAAAAGGATCCCAGGCCCAAATCCACAAAAAGTTTCGCCTAGACCCAGTTAAAGAAACATATCAGTGTTCTGCATCCCCTAGAATTTATTTCTCCGGTCGCCGTCTGAAGCAAAAATGGTAAGCTCTTAGCCATGGTTACCTTCCTTCTTCACAACTCCTTTTTGGAATATGCGttcacatattttttttctgtAGGCTCCTAAGAAGGGTGTTGCAGTAGCAGCAAAGAAGAAGCCAGAGAAGGCGAAGGTGGTGAATCCACTGTTCGAGAAGCGGCCAAAGCAGTTTGGTATCGGTGGAGCGCTGCCTCCGAAGAAGGATGTAACAAGGAACGTGAGATGGCCTCGGAATGTTACCCTTCAAAGGAAGAAGAGGATTCTCAAGATGCGATTGAAGGTTCCTCCTGCTCTCAACCAGTTCACCAAAACCCTTGACAAGAACCTCGGTcagtatattattattaactGAATTTCCTGTTGCGtttttggttaattagttgctCTATTTTTATTAACAATTAGacaacaaataatatatttcCAATCCACTGTATTTGCAGCTGCTTCATTTCGATAATGGAGAATAAAGATTTACTTTTTCTATATTCATTTCACTCTATTTTGGCGAGCTACTTATTATTATGCTCCATGTTATCAATTGGAACTTTCACCTGAACTTGTATCATGGGTAGCAAATAAATTATTAGGaatggagtattttattggaacTATAATGTGTTCCCATAGATGTTTGAACTATGCCTCACTGTGTACTTGAAGAGAGTTGAATGAGTGATTGTTGTGCCTGGCTTGTGGATTCTTGTGATTCCAATTTTTTCGCCTCTTGGTGAAAGTTTACGAAGACGACCTAGGCTTTTACTGGGTGAACAATCTCCAGGCTCACACCTCTGTAACTGCTGTTAGCTGTCTTATTTTGTAGTTCATAACCAAATGGCTGACTGAGATATTATTGTTCCTTTTAGAAATTGTGAAGAATATTATTTTCCCATTTAGAAGAAGCTTTTTTTTTTCGGGAGTAATATTAGTTCAGaaactactactattattttgTTGGAATTCATTGTGGAATAATAcattttgcatatttttattCTATACCCACGTGTTGTTTCTTTAAGGGGTTTAAGAGTTGATTGTACCAAATCAGAATTAGTGATATTTGTTGAAGACAATTTTTTTCCAGCATGTTGGACTTTGCTGTCTCTTTGCCTATAGAATCACGTGTAAAGATTCCTCTGGATTCCCATAATCCAAGGGGAAATGAATAAGTTGTGGTCACTGTATTCTTCTCTCTTCATTTcttatttctcatttttttttgttaaaatggaCTTGTGCTTTTTTGTGGTTTTGGAAAGTAAAATATTACTGGgacattaataatttttttgttgaatttgttTCACTGATAACCTAACACCTGAAATTTTCCTGGAATATATCAATGAAAGGATTCATTTTCTGGCAAAATactttgttttgggaaaatgtTAGAATTCTGTATTACTTCACACACCTTTTTGTGATCATTCTTAAAAGGCTAAGCTGCTGCATGTAACCATTATGTCTTCCCACTTCTCAGTAGACCAAATTTGATAGTATTGTTAATCAGCTCTCATTCATCTTTTGTTTTGTTTACTTGCATGAGGTATTTTACTAAAGTGATACTGATTGAATTTTTCCATCGTCTTTGCCCCTTACATGCAGCTACAAACCTTTTCAAGATGCTTCTTAAGTACAGGCCTGAGGACAAAGCTGCAAAGAAGGAGCGTCTTGTCAAAAGGGCTCAAGCTGAAGCCGAAGGAAAAACTCCTGAAACAAAGAAACCCATTATTGTGAAGTATGGGCTTAAGCACATCACTTACCTTATTGAGCAGGTTTGTTTTGTTCTTGCAAATTATCTTATACTTTCTTAAGCACAtctcttttcatctttattgTAACTATTTTCCATCGATGTACTTTCAGAACAAGGCTCAGTTAGTAGTGATTGCTCATGATGTGGACCCAATAGAGTTGGTTGTCTGGCTTCCTGCACTATGCAGAAAGATGGAAATTCCTTACTGCATTGTGAAGGGGAAAGCACGTTTAGGATCGGTAAGTACTACTAAGTCTGTATTCTCAATGCTTTTAAACAGATGAGATACTGATTGATAAATGTGCACAGATTGTGCATAAGAAAACTGCTTCAGCCTTGTGTTTGACAACCGTGAAGAATGAAGACAAAATGGAGTTTAGCAGAGTTTTGGAGGCAATTAAGGTATCTTTATTAGTGACTAGTTTAgtttgcattgcattgcattttacTTAAAAGCTCT
This Solanum dulcamara chromosome 8, daSolDulc1.2, whole genome shotgun sequence DNA region includes the following protein-coding sequences:
- the LOC129899087 gene encoding 60S ribosomal protein L7a-2-like, whose product is MAPKKGVAVAAKKKPEKAKVVNPLFEKRPKQFGIGGALPPKKDVTRNVRWPRNVTLQRKKRILKMRLKVPPALNQFTKTLDKNLATNLFKMLLKYRPEDKAAKKERLVKRAQAEAEGKTPETKKPIIVKYGLKHITYLIEQNKAQLVVIAHDVDPIELVVWLPALCRKMEIPYCIVKGKARLGSIVHKKTASALCLTTVKNEDKMEFSRVLEAIKANFNDKYEENRKKWGGGIMGSKSQARTKAKERVLAKEAAQRLN